One part of the Mariniflexile litorale genome encodes these proteins:
- the pepT gene encoding peptidase T, with protein MISKEHIIKRFISYVTIDTESDPTSNTTPSTAKQWVLANKLAEELKTIGMHDVSIDENAYIMATLPSNVSHETPTIGFISHFDTSPDFTGANIKPQIIEDYNGKDIVLNEAENIILSPDYFDDLLQYKGQTLITTDGTTLLGADDKAGITEIVSAMEYLINHPEIKHGTIKVGFTPDEEIGRGAHKFDVDKFGADWAYTMDGSQIGELEYENFNAAGAVVKVKGKIVHPGYAKGKMINSMYIAQEFINSLPRLETPEHTDEYQGFFHLSSIKGEVEETVLEYIIRDHDFGHFEARKAVMKKLTNELNEQYGWEVISVEIKDQYFNMRKKIEPVMHIVDIAEEAMKQLHIEPLIKPIRGGTDGSQLSYKGLPCPNIFAGGHNFHGRYEYVPVESMIKATEVICKIAELTALKKQ; from the coding sequence ATGATTTCAAAAGAACACATTATAAAACGCTTTATAAGTTACGTTACCATTGATACCGAATCGGATCCGACATCAAACACCACTCCTAGCACTGCTAAACAATGGGTTTTGGCGAACAAACTAGCCGAAGAACTAAAAACCATTGGCATGCACGATGTGAGCATTGATGAAAACGCTTATATTATGGCAACCTTACCAAGTAATGTAAGCCATGAAACACCTACTATTGGTTTTATTTCGCATTTTGATACCTCACCCGATTTTACCGGTGCCAATATAAAACCTCAAATTATTGAAGATTACAATGGGAAAGATATTGTTTTAAATGAAGCTGAAAACATTATTCTGTCTCCAGATTATTTTGACGATTTACTGCAATATAAAGGTCAAACCCTAATTACAACGGATGGTACAACCCTATTGGGGGCTGATGATAAAGCAGGCATTACCGAAATTGTTTCGGCTATGGAATATTTAATTAACCATCCAGAAATTAAACACGGAACCATTAAAGTTGGGTTTACTCCAGATGAAGAAATAGGCAGAGGCGCCCATAAATTTGATGTTGATAAATTTGGAGCCGATTGGGCATACACCATGGATGGTAGCCAAATAGGCGAATTAGAATATGAAAACTTTAATGCCGCTGGTGCTGTTGTAAAAGTAAAAGGTAAAATTGTACACCCAGGGTATGCCAAGGGTAAAATGATAAATTCGATGTATATTGCCCAAGAATTTATCAACTCATTACCAAGACTTGAAACTCCTGAACACACCGATGAGTATCAAGGATTTTTCCATTTATCTTCCATAAAAGGCGAAGTAGAAGAAACTGTTTTAGAATATATTATTCGCGACCACGATTTCGGGCATTTTGAAGCACGCAAAGCCGTTATGAAAAAATTAACCAACGAGTTAAACGAACAATACGGCTGGGAAGTAATAAGCGTTGAAATAAAAGATCAATATTTTAATATGCGTAAAAAGATTGAACCCGTAATGCATATTGTAGACATTGCTGAAGAAGCCATGAAACAGCTTCATATTGAACCGCTTATAAAACCAATTCGTGGTGGTACTGATGGCTCACAATTAAGTTATAAGGGCTTACCTTGCCCCAATATATTTGCTGGCGGACATAACTTTCATGGCCGTTACGAATATGTGCCTGTTGAAAGCATGATAAAAGCCACCGAAGTAATTTGTAAAATTGCTGAATTAACTGCTTTAAAAAAACAATAA
- a CDS encoding response regulator transcription factor, whose protein sequence is MEEQKKKILLVEDDPNFGIVLKDYLMMNDYDVVHAKNGMEGFEKFKKDDYDLCILDVMMPYKDGFTLAKEIREKNTDVPIVFLTAKTMKEDVLRGYKVGADDYLNKPFDSEVLLMKIKAIIQRKATETISDSKQFEFKIGRFDLNSKLRFLKFDGGSPVKLSPKENELLRLLALHENDLMPRELALTKIWRDDNYFTSRSMDVYIAKLRKYMKLDEKVEILNIHGEGFRLVVN, encoded by the coding sequence ATGGAAGAGCAAAAAAAGAAAATATTACTAGTGGAAGACGATCCTAATTTTGGAATCGTTCTTAAAGATTATTTGATGATGAACGATTACGATGTTGTTCATGCCAAAAACGGAATGGAAGGTTTCGAAAAATTTAAAAAAGACGATTACGATTTATGCATTCTAGATGTTATGATGCCCTATAAAGATGGGTTTACTTTAGCAAAAGAGATACGTGAAAAGAATACCGATGTACCTATTGTTTTCTTAACTGCCAAAACCATGAAAGAAGATGTTTTAAGAGGTTATAAGGTAGGTGCCGACGATTATTTAAACAAGCCGTTTGATAGTGAAGTGTTGTTAATGAAAATTAAAGCCATTATACAACGCAAAGCTACAGAAACGATTTCAGATAGTAAGCAATTTGAGTTTAAAATAGGGCGTTTTGATTTAAACTCTAAGTTGCGGTTTTTGAAATTTGATGGCGGATCCCCCGTTAAATTATCACCTAAAGAAAATGAGTTGTTACGTCTATTGGCGTTACATGAAAATGATTTGATGCCTCGTGAATTAGCATTAACCAAAATTTGGAGAGACGATAACTACTTTACATCACGTAGTATGGATGTGTACATTGCCAAACTGCGTAAATACATGAAGTTAGATGAAAAAGTAGAAATACTAAACATACACGGCGAAGGGTTTAGATTGGTAGTAAATTAA